The Triticum aestivum cultivar Chinese Spring chromosome 4B, IWGSC CS RefSeq v2.1, whole genome shotgun sequence sequence TCCACAGGAACCACAACAAAATCGATCCGCGAGACCTAGATCTGGAAGCTACACTACCAAAATCGAAACACGGGGAAAGGGAGAGAGACAACGGAAACTAACCAACGAATCGGGGAGAACTCTCAAGCTCGAGGAGAGAGGGATCTCGCCACCGCCATGAACCAGACTAAAATCGCCTCGTCCCCTCCGCCGCTCGAGCGCCTCCTCCTTTCGCTCCCTCTCTGCCCCCCTTTCGAAAAGGGGGAAATGAAAAGGAAAAGAGACACGGGCGTCCATTAACGGGCTGAACCCAGAAAACCACTCCCGACAAAACAAAACCGAACCGGCAACAAAAGAAACCCGCCAGGAAACCAGAGAACTAAGCACGAATCACAGAGCGCGATTGGACGGCCACAAATTCGAATGACAACCAATTGGAAAACACtcgactgaaaaatagcaaaaccGTTTTTTTTTATCTGGAGAACAAGGTAGTATTTGTGGTAGAATAAACGTCGGAGTAATTAACACGTGAGGCACATCATTTACATAGCCATACTTTCTTTTGTCGCTCCGCAACAACGCATGGTGTTTAGCCAGTAATTAATACTAGCATCGAAACAATGACAAATAGAGTACATAAACCCGAGAAAACATCAAGTATACGTGAACGGCGGCTTATTTAgttagactagcaagatgcccgtgcgttgcacgtaacatcaagatgcatttgtatgactagtttatcttgtgagagaaaaggatgaacgagggaaagccttatttgcaaatgcagagaggtgtgtaggtacctttttgcaaaaaatttatagttttcttcctatccgtcagatataaatcaaacggcctatattgcaggatggcaagcacaccatcatcaccaactctattttttataagatgtAGATTAGCAGCGACTCGATCCACCGCCAAGAGTACGTAGCATCTCACACACCATACGCTGCACCTGGTGAGTGAGGTGCACACAGGTCTCCCATCCCTGGCCTAAGCTCAGACGTCAGACCAGGTGACCTTGAACTCTCCAATCGACTCCTTGAGCCCCAGCGCCTTCCACACCGCCGGCGACCCGTCCAAGGCATTGTTCGGGCACGGAGGCTCGAAGTTGTGCTCCTCGTCGCAGCCGTTCACTGAGTCGCACTCGTCCACCACCTTGGCCAGCACAGACCGCCCCTTCCCATTGATGCGGATCATCTTGTTGCACCTACGCGTGCCGTCCAGGCGCAGCCACCCCGAGGACAACGCCACCACCCGCGCGCTGTCTGGGTGGAACTTGTTGTCGCAGAAGGACTTGCCTCCCCCGTCTGCTCCGGCCGCGAAGCTGTTCAACGTCAGGATTGCCGGCGTCTCCGCCGACACCGGGGGCGAGCACTTGAACTGCGGGTACTTGTGGCCGGAGACGCAGCAGTCGGAGCCGTGCTCCGGGTTGCACTTGCCGGCCTTGCCTTGGAGGAAGCCGCTGATGTGGCatttcccgccgccgccgccgccgggccgcTTTGCATGCTTGTGCGTGAGACTGATGGCCCCGGAGACGTCATGGACGTGGAAGAGGAGCGCCAGAACCTGCAAGAGAGCAAACACGGCCAGCAGCTTCCCGTTAGCCATGCttcactggtggaaaaacaggcttccgtccagccccataagtcgcgaagctgtaggaaccgcgactaatgggacctttagtcgcggttctggaggtgaaccgcgaccaaaggcctgggcccagggcgctcggtggccagctggcgcacgtgagggtctttagtcgcgattggccaggacaaccgcgactaaaggccttcgggcacctttagtcacggtttgccaggccaaccgcaactaaagcccctcccctacccatccagcagccaacacttagccatttggagccattctcttcacaagtgggtgtaggtttgcttttggttcctcttatgcacataaggtgtttgatgaaatgccccaagagcatgaaacaaacatgacatgaagtgttggagccacactcctcgatcgcggttagcaacttgatgaacctttgatgtgtcattgataaaatatgcatgtgtgcagttcattgtttaatttatattgtttgtagctagttagtttaacaaatgcatgatggttaattatatattttatattataataatgcagatgaatcggcaatggatgtacggtaaccgactctccggcgagttcactacgggtttgaaagatttcctcgtagtggctaatgcgaacaagcaggggggttttgttatctgtccatgtgttatctgtaagaatcagaagggttactcttcctcaagagatgttcacatgcatctgcttcggcacggtttcatgccaagctataattgttggaccaagcatggagaaagaggggttataatggaagaagacgaagaaggggatgatttcatcgatgaaagctatcttgctcatttcggtgatactttcatggaggatgctgaaggtgaaggggaaggtgaagaagaggcatgtgatgatcccgttgatgatcttggtcggaccattgctgatgcacggagacgctgcgaaactgaaaaggagagggagaatttggatcgcatgttagaggatcacagaaaggcgctgtaccccggatgcgatgatggtctgaaaaagctgggttgcacactggatttgctgaaatggaaggcagaggcaggtgtagctgactcggcatttgaaaacttgctgaaaatgttgaagaatatgtttccaaaggataacgagttgcccgccagtacgtacgaagcaaagaaggttgtctgccctctaggtttagaggttctgaagatacatgcatgcatcaacgactgcatcctctaccgcggtgaatacgagaatttgaatgaatgcccggtatgcactgcattgcgttataagatcagaggcgatgaccctggtgacgatgttgagggccagaaacccaggaagagggttcccgccaaggtgatgtggtatgctcctataataccacggttgaaacgtctgttcaggaacaaagagcatgccaagttgttgcgatggcacaaagaggaccgtaagtcggacggggagttgagacacaccgcagatggaacgcaatggagaaagatcgacagatggttcaaagattttgcagcatgggaaacggaaagataagaaaacgatcagtacatcatgcgatgatccaaagcgccacattgttctttcagggaaaagaaacatcgtgggagtggaggacaagacagacatgtcagaagattataatatgtttggtgaaattccgcccttcaaagtgaacattgacccaagcattaagttaaatgatgaggatgctccatggatacggcacaatcgtaagcaagcagggacacaagggaagaattgatgtgtaataatttattgtaccaaactttgtatttggtcgatgaactgaatgatgtatcaaa is a genomic window containing:
- the LOC123093193 gene encoding uncharacterized protein isoform X4 translates to MDARVSFPFHFPLFERGAERERKEEALERRRGRGDFSLVHGGGEIPLSSSLRVLPDSLGCPVDDEEFDKALYNFYVNNKVKYLKRKLSSAGRRNVC